A DNA window from Sporomusaceae bacterium FL31 contains the following coding sequences:
- a CDS encoding allophanate hydrolase, producing the protein MREVLSRVKLLIAGEHGLVVEFGNVISPEINGLVQQLTRQLNSSAITGIIEVVPTYRSATVYFDPLIINRQTLAQIITQLLGDMQPHDQNQLNPRVVRVPVCYGGVFGPDLEFVARYASLSTQEVIALHTSKPYLVYMLGFTPGFPYLGGMSDRIAVPRQEKPRQKIPAGSVGIGGYQTGIYPIESPGEWWLIGRTPLKAFNPQSQNPFLVSAGDYLHFSDITIDEYFKIRRAVDEGTYILEVSAL; encoded by the coding sequence AGCATGGGTTGGTAGTAGAATTTGGCAATGTGATTTCACCGGAAATCAATGGACTTGTTCAGCAGCTAACCAGACAGTTGAATAGCAGTGCTATTACCGGTATCATCGAGGTCGTTCCTACCTATCGTTCGGCCACTGTTTATTTTGATCCGCTAATCATCAACCGTCAGACCTTGGCGCAGATCATCACCCAGCTGCTTGGTGACATGCAGCCTCATGACCAAAATCAATTAAATCCAAGGGTGGTTCGGGTCCCCGTTTGTTATGGTGGTGTTTTTGGACCTGATTTAGAATTCGTGGCTCGATATGCAAGCTTGTCAACGCAGGAAGTGATTGCGCTGCATACGTCTAAACCTTATTTAGTCTATATGTTAGGTTTTACTCCAGGCTTTCCTTATTTAGGCGGTATGTCGGATCGGATTGCCGTACCGCGGCAGGAAAAACCGCGGCAGAAGATTCCCGCTGGCTCGGTCGGGATCGGCGGCTATCAAACCGGGATTTATCCGATCGAAAGCCCCGGTGAGTGGTGGCTGATTGGGAGGACTCCTTTAAAAGCGTTTAATCCGCAAAGTCAGAATCCTTTTTTAGTTTCAGCGGGAGATTATCTACACTTTTCGGATATTACGATTGACGAGTATTTCAAGATTCGCCGTGCGGTTGATGAAGGTACATATATTCTTGAAGTCAGTGCTTTGTAA
- a CDS encoding allophanate hydrolase — protein sequence MITITQQGEYTTIQDQGRWGYQAYGMPVSGAMDRYSSQVANILVGNSPEAALVEMTAAGAAFKFDEEQLVAVCGANMQGEIDGRPVENWSAFVVPRHSELRFSTALSGYRAYLAVRGGIDVPTVLGSKSTCPRAKVGGYEGRTLRQGDVLYVGQAIVSPAKPYWLHPQYIPHYSEEVVLRMILGPQDNMFTTEVVDAFFSSVYKVTQQADRIIYGLKGPRVKPIGKADIVSDAMCQGAIQIIANGTPVIMTADHQTTGGFAKLGSVIWADLPFLAQAKPGDAITFACVEEQVAIDALQIESNQYHEIVNLAHTKK from the coding sequence ATGATTACGATCACACAGCAAGGCGAATATACGACAATCCAGGATCAGGGAAGGTGGGGATATCAGGCTTATGGCATGCCGGTCTCAGGAGCAATGGATCGTTATTCCTCACAGGTTGCAAACATCCTTGTGGGAAATTCACCGGAAGCCGCTCTCGTTGAAATGACGGCTGCTGGAGCAGCTTTTAAGTTTGACGAAGAGCAGCTGGTGGCGGTATGTGGCGCAAATATGCAAGGGGAAATTGATGGAAGACCGGTTGAAAACTGGTCTGCGTTTGTTGTTCCCAGGCACAGTGAACTACGATTTTCGACTGCGTTAAGTGGATACCGGGCTTATTTGGCTGTGCGAGGCGGTATTGATGTGCCTACCGTTTTGGGCAGTAAATCAACCTGCCCTCGGGCTAAAGTTGGCGGTTATGAAGGCCGGACGTTGCGTCAGGGGGATGTACTCTATGTCGGACAAGCTATCGTATCTCCGGCCAAGCCGTATTGGTTACACCCGCAGTATATTCCGCACTATAGTGAAGAAGTGGTCTTGAGAATGATCCTTGGACCTCAGGATAATATGTTTACCACTGAGGTGGTTGATGCATTTTTTTCCAGTGTTTATAAAGTCACTCAGCAAGCTGATCGAATCATATACGGACTGAAAGGACCTCGGGTTAAGCCGATTGGTAAAGCCGATATCGTTTCAGATGCGATGTGCCAGGGCGCGATCCAAATTATTGCTAATGGTACTCCGGTCATCATGACTGCTGATCATCAGACTACGGGTGGTTTTGCCAAATTGGGTTCAGTCATTTGGGCTGATTTGCCTTTTTTGGCTCAAGCAAAGCCCGGAGATGCCATTACCTTTGCTTGCGTTGAGGAACAAGTGGCCATTGATGCTTTGCAAATAGAAAGCAATCAGTACCATGAGATCGTGAATTTAGCTCATACAAAAAAATAG
- the ycsF gene encoding UPF0271 protein YcsF has product MYRVDLNCDLGESFGAYKIGSDEAILEFVTSANVACGFHAGDPGVMRKTVRLALANKVAIGAHPGLPDLIGFGRRNMSITPQEAYEMVVYQIGALAGFVTAEGGSMQHVKPHGALYNMAAKNQALSEAIAQAVYDVNPELILFGLSGSELVLAGERLGLKTANEVFADRTYQSDGSLTPRTQPNAMVTDHQQAINQVVKMVKEQSVTAQQGSEVAIKADTVCIHGDGAHALEFAKKIHEFLASSGVTVQAIGK; this is encoded by the coding sequence ATGTATCGGGTTGATTTAAATTGTGATCTAGGAGAAAGTTTTGGTGCCTATAAAATTGGCAGTGACGAAGCAATTCTTGAATTTGTAACATCTGCTAATGTCGCCTGCGGTTTTCATGCCGGAGATCCAGGGGTTATGCGTAAAACAGTCAGACTGGCTTTAGCCAATAAAGTAGCAATAGGTGCTCATCCTGGCTTGCCTGATTTGATTGGCTTTGGTCGCCGGAATATGAGCATTACACCTCAGGAAGCTTACGAAATGGTTGTTTATCAAATTGGTGCTTTGGCTGGTTTTGTAACAGCCGAGGGTGGGAGCATGCAGCATGTAAAGCCGCATGGGGCTTTATATAATATGGCAGCAAAAAATCAGGCCTTATCTGAAGCTATTGCTCAGGCTGTGTATGACGTAAACCCGGAACTCATTCTATTTGGTCTTTCCGGCAGTGAATTGGTTTTGGCAGGGGAACGGCTGGGGCTTAAAACGGCCAATGAAGTATTTGCTGACAGAACATATCAGTCAGATGGATCGCTTACTCCACGCACACAGCCCAATGCGATGGTGACTGATCATCAGCAAGCCATTAATCAGGTAGTCAAAATGGTGAAAGAACAATCGGTTACAGCGCAGCAGGGAAGTGAAGTTGCAATTAAAGCCGATACTGTATGTATCCATGGCGACGGAGCGCATGCCCTGGAATTTGCAAAAAAAATTCATGAGTTTCTGGCAAGTTCCGGAGTGACTGTTCAAGCTATAGGGAAGTAA
- the ycsG gene encoding putative membrane protein YcsG has translation MEPAKNNTKPAAKPPGAVKSNWDLLLGAAFLMATSAIGPGFLTQTTVFTQKLAASFGFVILMSIILDIGAQMNVWRIIAVSEKRGQDIANSVLPGLGYFVAFLIVAGGLAFNIGNIAGAGLGFNVLFGISPITGAVISAVIAIAIFMVKEAGKAMDRFTQIAGFVMIALTVYVAITSAPPVGEAIVKSFVPDQIDMMAIVTLVGGTVGGYITFAGGHRLLEAGVRGVGALPEVTKSSVTGILVTGVMRVVLFLAALGVVAHGLAIDPANPPASVFKLASGELGYKVFGIVMWAAAITSVIGAAYTSVSFIRTFHPKLDTNYRAIIIGFIAVSTLVFAIIGRPVKVLVLVGALNGLILPITLGTMLVAAYSKKIVGNYKHPLWMTVFGVLVVVVMTYMGGYTLINELPKLFK, from the coding sequence ATGGAACCAGCAAAAAACAACACAAAACCAGCCGCTAAACCACCAGGTGCGGTAAAATCTAACTGGGATTTACTATTAGGGGCTGCCTTCCTGATGGCAACTTCAGCAATTGGACCAGGCTTTTTAACCCAGACAACCGTTTTTACCCAAAAATTAGCAGCAAGCTTTGGATTTGTCATTCTAATGTCCATTATTTTAGACATTGGTGCTCAAATGAATGTTTGGCGCATCATTGCCGTTTCAGAAAAACGTGGTCAGGACATTGCAAACAGTGTATTACCTGGCTTAGGGTATTTCGTTGCATTTCTCATTGTTGCTGGCGGATTAGCTTTTAATATCGGTAATATTGCCGGGGCTGGGCTTGGGTTTAATGTATTATTCGGTATATCGCCAATAACAGGAGCGGTTATTAGTGCTGTGATTGCTATTGCTATTTTTATGGTAAAAGAAGCTGGCAAAGCAATGGACCGCTTTACACAAATTGCCGGTTTTGTCATGATTGCACTGACTGTTTATGTGGCAATTACTTCAGCTCCGCCTGTTGGAGAAGCTATTGTCAAAAGCTTTGTACCTGATCAAATTGACATGATGGCTATTGTCACTCTGGTTGGGGGGACAGTAGGCGGTTACATCACTTTTGCGGGTGGACATCGCTTATTGGAAGCTGGCGTACGCGGTGTAGGAGCGTTGCCTGAAGTTACAAAAAGCTCGGTAACCGGTATATTGGTAACTGGTGTTATGCGGGTCGTATTATTCCTGGCTGCGCTGGGGGTAGTTGCCCATGGGCTGGCCATTGATCCTGCGAATCCTCCGGCTTCGGTATTTAAACTGGCCTCTGGAGAGCTTGGTTATAAAGTGTTTGGTATTGTTATGTGGGCAGCAGCCATTACTTCGGTTATTGGTGCCGCTTATACCTCCGTATCGTTTATCAGAACTTTCCATCCGAAATTAGATACAAATTACCGTGCTATCATTATTGGTTTTATTGCGGTCTCTACCTTAGTCTTTGCTATCATTGGCAGACCGGTTAAGGTATTAGTCTTAGTGGGTGCGCTCAATGGTCTTATTTTGCCAATTACCTTAGGTACCATGCTGGTTGCCGCCTATAGCAAGAAAATTGTTGGCAACTATAAACATCCTTTATGGATGACTGTTTTTGGCGTTTTAGTCGTTGTCGTTATGACTTATATGGGTGGGTATACTCTCATTAATGAGTTGCCAAAGTTATTTAAATAA
- the ycsI gene encoding UPF0317 protein YcsI, protein MLDFANMSAAEVRAMIRTNQLIKPTSGMAKGFTQANLAILKKEMAFEFLLFCQRNPKPCPVLDVTEPGSPIPQLVAPQADLRTDIPKYRIYRHGELVEEVTDIVQYWEDDMVAFLLGCSFTFEHPLMNNGIPVRHIEQDCNVSMYKTNIPCIKAGRFEGPMVVSMRPIPEKDIVRAVQVTSRFPAVHGAPIHIGNPAGIGISDIYKPDFGDPVTVKAGEVPVFWACGATPQAVAMQVKPELMITHAPGHMFITDVRDEQFGVL, encoded by the coding sequence ATGCTAGACTTTGCTAATATGAGTGCCGCCGAGGTACGGGCTATGATCCGGACCAATCAATTAATCAAGCCGACATCAGGTATGGCTAAAGGCTTTACTCAAGCCAATCTGGCTATATTAAAAAAAGAAATGGCCTTTGAATTTCTGCTGTTTTGCCAGCGTAATCCAAAGCCTTGCCCGGTACTGGATGTTACTGAACCAGGGTCGCCGATTCCCCAATTGGTTGCGCCGCAAGCAGATTTGCGCACAGATATTCCTAAATACAGAATTTATCGGCATGGTGAATTAGTTGAGGAAGTAACCGATATTGTACAGTATTGGGAAGATGATATGGTTGCTTTCTTACTGGGGTGCAGTTTTACTTTTGAACATCCGCTCATGAATAATGGCATACCTGTTCGTCATATTGAGCAGGATTGTAACGTCTCTATGTATAAAACCAATATTCCTTGCATAAAAGCAGGGCGGTTTGAAGGGCCGATGGTTGTCAGTATGAGGCCAATTCCTGAGAAGGATATTGTAAGAGCTGTTCAAGTTACATCGCGTTTTCCAGCAGTTCACGGAGCTCCCATTCATATTGGCAATCCGGCAGGTATCGGGATCAGTGATATTTATAAACCTGATTTTGGTGATCCGGTTACGGTTAAAGCTGGGGAAGTTCCTGTTTTTTGGGCCTGCGGAGCTACGCCGCAAGCTGTGGCTATGCAGGTAAAACCAGAACTCATGATTACTCATGCTCCCGGGCACATGTTTATCACTGATGTGCGGGATGAACAATTTGGAGTTTTATAA
- the kipI gene encoding kinase A inhibitor — protein sequence MKQMNQTVAAEVEYIPLGEAAILVEFGKAINLEIHRKVKALADYLDNNSFCGMIEYVAAFSSITVFYDPLAVKRSNSRMKQVADQSAFEIVAAILKNLVDQLDCSTKNNPNIIEIPVCYGGEFGPDLEVVASHNQLDIDEVIHIHSSGEYLVYMIGFAPGFPYLGGLDERISTPRRQSPRTTIPARTVGIAGMQTGVYPIATPGGWQLIGRTPIELFRPKQHPPSLLQAGDLVKFKPISLQEYQEYEGESQ from the coding sequence ATGAAGCAAATGAATCAAACCGTTGCTGCTGAAGTCGAATATATACCGTTGGGTGAAGCAGCAATTCTGGTTGAATTTGGCAAAGCAATTAATCTTGAGATTCATCGGAAGGTTAAAGCCTTGGCAGATTATCTTGACAACAATTCATTCTGCGGAATGATTGAATACGTTGCGGCATTTTCAAGTATTACAGTATTTTATGATCCATTGGCAGTTAAGCGTTCTAACAGCAGAATGAAACAAGTCGCTGATCAGTCAGCTTTTGAAATTGTTGCAGCAATATTGAAGAATTTAGTTGATCAATTGGATTGTTCTACAAAGAATAATCCCAACATTATCGAAATTCCTGTCTGCTATGGCGGAGAATTCGGGCCTGATTTAGAGGTTGTCGCTAGTCATAATCAGCTTGATATCGATGAAGTGATTCATATTCACAGCAGTGGAGAATATCTCGTATATATGATTGGCTTTGCGCCAGGATTTCCCTATTTAGGTGGTTTGGATGAAAGAATTTCAACTCCGCGGCGGCAGTCGCCGCGAACAACGATTCCTGCCCGAACAGTGGGAATTGCAGGAATGCAAACAGGGGTTTATCCAATTGCAACTCCTGGCGGGTGGCAGCTTATCGGCCGGACACCCATTGAACTGTTTCGGCCGAAACAGCATCCCCCCAGTTTGCTGCAAGCAGGGGATCTTGTAAAGTTCAAGCCGATTTCATTACAGGAATATCAGGAATACGAGGGGGAAAGCCAATGA
- the kipA gene encoding KipI antagonist: MSIKVLHPGLLTSIQDIGRYGYQKHGVIVSGAMDAYSLRIANLLVGNEENTAVLEITLLGPRLQIEEDLLIAITGGDLSPTVDDVAIPMWRPVYLKQGSVLKFGACKSGCRTYLAVGGGYQLPDVMNSKSTYLRAGIGGFHGRALKKDDCLMLAPLHERSARLMAQLAANKANQSFSASSWFFGRHHLTQQSAIHVIRVTRGIQYDCFSNETKQEVFNQIYHVTPQSDRMGYRLAGKPLMLAKPLEMISEAVALGTVQVPPDGNPIILLADRQTVGGYPKIAQVALVDIPKVAQVKPGGQIQFCEISGYEAEELYMAREKLIDHVKTAIDLKLIEG; this comes from the coding sequence ATGAGTATCAAGGTTCTTCACCCAGGATTACTGACAAGTATTCAGGATATAGGACGTTATGGCTATCAAAAGCATGGCGTTATTGTAAGTGGGGCTATGGATGCCTATTCACTGCGGATTGCTAATCTCTTAGTGGGTAATGAAGAAAATACGGCAGTCTTAGAAATTACGTTATTAGGGCCGCGATTGCAGATTGAGGAAGATTTGTTGATTGCAATCACGGGAGGGGATTTGTCACCTACGGTAGATGATGTGGCTATTCCAATGTGGCGTCCAGTATATTTAAAACAAGGCAGTGTATTAAAATTCGGTGCCTGCAAGTCAGGCTGTCGCACTTACTTAGCAGTAGGCGGAGGCTACCAATTACCAGATGTCATGAATAGTAAAAGTACGTATTTGCGAGCAGGAATTGGCGGTTTTCACGGACGTGCGTTAAAAAAAGATGATTGTTTAATGCTTGCTCCGCTTCATGAGCGTTCGGCTCGTCTTATGGCACAGCTGGCTGCAAATAAAGCCAACCAATCGTTTTCAGCATCTTCCTGGTTTTTCGGCAGACATCATCTGACTCAGCAGTCTGCCATTCATGTCATTCGTGTAACTCGTGGGATACAATATGATTGTTTCTCTAATGAGACAAAACAGGAAGTCTTTAATCAAATCTATCATGTTACGCCGCAATCCGACCGAATGGGGTACCGGTTAGCGGGAAAACCGCTAATGCTGGCTAAGCCTTTAGAGATGATTTCCGAAGCTGTAGCGCTTGGTACCGTTCAGGTACCGCCTGATGGCAATCCAATTATTTTATTAGCAGATCGACAAACTGTAGGTGGCTATCCTAAAATTGCGCAGGTAGCTTTAGTGGATATTCCTAAAGTAGCTCAGGTTAAACCTGGCGGTCAAATACAGTTTTGTGAGATTAGTGGCTATGAAGCTGAAGAATTGTACATGGCACGCGAAAAGTTAATCGATCATGTAAAGACAGCAATTGATCTGAAATTGATTGAGGGTTAG